The genomic stretch TGTCCAAGCAGCAGAAGCTAATCTGCTAGGTCGGAATATGTAGAAGCCCGCATGGCTGAAAAGAATTATCGCCAGTACGGCTGGCCCATACCAAAACACCTTCAGGCTACCGTAGCAGCCATTGCGCCGGACCTAAAACCCAGCTTTGCCGACACAGCCCTGAAAAAGGGCCTAGTGACTGCAGACGCCCCAGTAGACACGGAACACAGTAATCGGTTAGCAGCCGGACAGGGCAAACTCCAGGAAGTCGACCTGGGCCCACAGgcagcagctcgctcggaAGAAGCGTGGAAACGACTTCATAGCGGGGAATCTGCCGAGACGCCAACATCAACAAAGCCATGGAAAAACAAGTACGGGTATGCGTGGCGTAAACCCAGGCGTAATGGCAAGACGGATGAAGATGTACGCCGTGATAAAATGGTCGAAGCCGTATTGTCAGAAGCAAAACGTATGTTATATCCCACCTCCCTTTGTCTAGTTGCCCTGCAACCTCTCAATGCGCCTACCTAACACCCCCCGAACCAGTATCCTACTTTGACACGACTACTCCTTCCACCCTCCCCACCACCAACCCATCCTCAAACAGCATGCACAACCCCACAAACGAAGACGCCCTAGTCGAACGATTCCGAACCGAGTATTTTGAATCCATGGAAGCAAAACACCAAATGCGTAAACCACCTGCTGCTCCCGTTAAAGGCGCGCCGCCGGTCATGGCAGGACCCAAGTTGGGCGGTAGTAAGAGTGCGAGAGCGAAGATGCATAAGGCGCAGCAGGATGAGGCTGCTGCGAAGAAGGGGAAGATTAGGTGAGAGATTGTTGTGGATTTTTGTCTAATACTGTTGTTGGGTCGATTTTGCTCTTCTTTCTTTGCTCTACACTAGCCGTTCGGCTGTGTCTCTCAACGTTCCATCTTCCGCATGTTTCTGCTACATTTGAGATTGGGAATGTTCCTGTTTGTTAACCAGAAGCTTTTCTACATTTACAGTGGTGAGAGGGTAAATGATGGTCGCTTACTTCAACGCTGGGAGTGGAGGAGTATGCATGTTGAGAAGACGACTTGGTATTCTCATTAAAGGTTGAGGACAGCGGATGGAGGATTAGGGGTATAGGGCTTGGGTTGGTAGTCAGACTGGGTTGATTGGGAAATGGAACGAAACAAGGTGGAGGTGTCTGGGTAGATGCGGTATTTGGATTGCTGTTCATAGTATATATATATATGGCCATAATCCTACATCAACGACAAGGTCAACAAGTGAGGACTAGGCAAAAGGTTCACAACGCCAAATATCTCCACTACGCATCCTATAACCATTACCCATCCCAATTCCCAAGAAAAATAAACCGTCACCACAAAGAACGCCCTCTAATACCTATCCCACTCGCTACTCCCTATCAGAGTTTCCGCGGCCCACTTCCCTTCTTCTTACTCGCATCCGCAGTCTTCTTCACTGCTCCAGCACCATTCACAGTCGCCTTACCAACCTCTACACCCCCACTTTTTGTAACTCTAATCGGCACCCCACCCGCCGTCATAACCATGCCACCTCCCTTGTCCTTTTTCTCTTCCACATCCTTGCTATCAATTTTAATCTTCACCCCATTGGCCATGGTAAGCACACCGTTGGTTTTTGCTGCTGCTTGGACTTGCGAGGCGGGCACTTTGATTGTTACGCCCGATGCTGTTGTTACTTCCTTCATTGGGCCGTTGATCGTTGGAGGTTTGGGTTTGGGAGGTGGGACGCGGACTGCTGGGGCTTTCTTAGTGCCTGGACTTGGGCTTACTTTCATTTTAGGCATATTGCCTGTGCTCTGTGGTCTTCTCGCTGCGGCTGCGGTAGTGGGCGTTTGCATCGTTTGTGTTAGGGGGGGGTGGCGGTAGCGCTGTGCTTGCTCTTCGCATTCCGTTTGGCATGACTGCTCCGCTCGAAATAGCTGTTTCCTTGACAAGCTTTGCTAGGTTCTCTTGCGTCAGTCGTTGAGCTTCTGGAATTTGTTTTTGGCCTTCAGCAGCTTGTGCGGCGCCCATTTTAGCGGCGCCTTCGATCATTCTCTCGAGCTGGTCGGGACTGGGGAGGCCTTTTACTTCGCCTCCGCCTTGTCCAAGTAGCGTTTTGAGATGCTGTTCGAAGAATTCTTTGCCGCCGGGTATGGGTAGGTCTTCAGGAGAGGCGCCGTAGGCTACCGTCAAGGCCATCATGACGGAGGTTATGGGAGCAAAGATTTTGACAAATTCATTCCAGTTTCCGCTCTTCACCTCCGTCTCAATCTGCACGGCTGGTCGGGCAACGGTTCGGATGGTGCGGCTGCCGTTCGGTCCTCCTCTGCTGCTCTCGCTTTTGGTGTCCATGTCGAGATGATTTTTCCAAAAGTCTTCGGCGGGGAACCGCGTGTGCCTACTGAAATACTCAAGCATGTAGTCCTTCTCCCTCCATCGGTTCCTTAGCCAGACTTCGAACGCATGAGTGTTTTCGTAAGGAATGTCCGAAATGCGGAAACGCCGCCAGTGCATGTTGACGGATTTGGGAGGTCGGCCTTCAAAGAAGGAGGAGCGGAGGGTGAAGATGTCCTGGCCAAATTGGCCGGGTGGAATACCTTCGTAGGCAATAGTACAGTCATAAAGCCAATCTGTGGTCTCCTTGAGCTCGTTCAGACAGAAGCGCAGACCGGTGCTACGAGGAAGCAACTGGTGCTTCATATCCTGAAGTCCATTCTTATCTGCCCATTGCTTACTCCTTTCACGCGTAGTCGGCGAGAGATTGGTCCCTTCTGGAAAGATGATGAGCCACATGGGGTCACCTTTCTTGTTCAACTTGCTCAAATGCTTCTTGAATGTCCTCTGGTCCTCCTCCCATTTTCTTGACAAGAAGATGAAGTTATAGAACTGTGCACCCCACCCGATGATGGGTATATTTTTCAATGACTCCTTTAGGATGATATAGATGAAGCCATGCATGTTGTTTGTGTAGGCAATCCACCAGAGGTACAGCCAATCAGTATAGAGTTGGTGGTTTGCCATGAGAACCATGCGGTCCGAGAAGTTGCATCGCAGAGATCCATCCTTTCGTTTGATGAGCTGACCAACCATGCTGGAGTCGCCCGAGACACGAACGACGGTTGGGGCCCACCATTGGGTCAGACAGGTGATTAGGATGGCGAAACATTCTTTGGTATACGCCATGTAAGCATCGTAGAATTGAGGGTCGATGAGCTTCAATGGAGCACCCAGGAACTGAGATGCGCTTATGCTGCGGTTCATTAGTTGATTCTTGCTCGAGCATTCCAATGTTACAACATGTGTACTTACGCTAGGACTCCAGACAGGAAGGTCGAGGCTAGTGTGaaggctcgttctgcctGCGTCAACTCACCAAACCGCGGTGGCCCAGCCGGATGCGCGTCGGCATTGTCTTTTGGGTCTTTTGTGACCCGCAAACCAGCACCAAGGTCtaccttcttcttcctctggACAGCCGCCGGTACTGGCGACTTGGTCGCTGATTGGTTGACAGCAAGCGGCTTCTTAGCCCCCGTTTTGGCAGCCACTGGCTTAGCAACGACGGGCTTCTTCGTTGCTGGTGGCATCTTTCACAAAGTATACAAACGGACAAACATCAAAGTTCAAACATTAGACATGACTACGGGCAGCACCAGTAACGGGTTACCCGCGACGTCAGTGCAAGCTAACGGTTCGAGATCAAGATGGATGCTCCACTTGTGCCTTGTCGACCCCGGTCGGTGAGCCGTGGCATGACGTCGCCGTGTGGCGTCGTGCAACAAAGTCAACCAAGCAAGATATTGAAGCACGCGTTACCCCTTCGTTAGGTCATTAACCGTTGAGTAACACCATCTATAAGCATTTCTACAGTTGATAGCCCGACTTTTGAACTCCTTGCCTACGTTGTTTCTCCAACTTTATTCATCCACACATTCAAATACTACGTAGGTCACGATTCGTCAGCTACCCTGTCCTTGCGCAGTCGTTTCATGGGCTCGATACGTGTCGATTGAATCATTGCACATACCGCGGAACTCAGAACTGATAAAAGTTTACCAGACTTGATCTCAAACCTTATACACATTCCCTCCCCATAATGCCCGCGGCTTCAGTAGCATCTGCGCCAGTCAAGCGCACGGCCAACAAGACCACAGCCTCGAGGAACGCGGCGAAGAAGCCCACTGCGGCGAAGAACCCCCAGACAAATGGAGCGACCAACGGCGCATCGCAGCCCCAGATGTCACCCTACACCATCATGGCCTCGAGAATCGCAAACCGCGTCGCTGAGATGGCTGAGAACATGACTTTTGTCGAGCGTGAGAAGTGAGCCATCTGACGCTGAACCCCTACCATCAGGCGTTCACTGACATCCTTCAGGCCTCAACCACAGCAACAACATGCCCCTTCCCAGACTCAATCAACCCCTAGCAAGAAACCTCCACGGAAGCTCGAAATGCGCATTCCCAACAACGGTGCATCACCCACAAACATCACATTCAGCGCACCCTTCCTCGACAATACGCTTGCCAAGCTGCTCACGCTGCAGAACCGTATGTTGACTGTCAGCAACGACATTGCAGCTTGCGAGGATGTAGACGAAAAGACAAAGCAGGAGCAGTTTGCACAGAGCGCAGAGTTGAGTCGAATCATCGCATTGATCTGCGCTGAGAAAGCTAGGCAAGGTGCTTAACTTTGGGAATTATTGTTGGGTGTAATGAGCCGTTACGAGCGTTCCTTTGctttttctttcttcttcgATTGCATACGGCGTATGGAAAATATTCCCTTTATGGTAGCGCATTCTGTAAGAATAGTGGAATCGATT from Pyrenophora tritici-repentis strain M4 chromosome 1, whole genome shotgun sequence encodes the following:
- a CDS encoding PlsC, 1-acyl-sn-glycerol-3-phosphate acyltransferase is translated as MPPATKKPVVAKPVAAKTGAKKPLAVNQSATKSPVPAAVQRKKKVDLGAGLRVTKDPKDNADAHPAGPPRFGELTQAERAFTLASTFLSGVLAISASQFLGAPLKLIDPQFYDAYMAYTKECFAILITCLTQWWAPTVVRVSGDSSMVGQLIKRKDGSLRCNFSDRMVLMANHQLYTDWLYLWWIAYTNNMHGFIYIILKESLKNIPIIGWGAQFYNFIFLSRKWEEDQRTFKKHLSKLNKKGDPMWLIIFPEGTNLSPTTRERSKQWADKNGLQDMKHQLLPRSTGLRFCLNELKETTDWLYDCTIAYEGIPPGQFGQDIFTLRSSFFEGRPPKSVNMHWRRFRISDIPYENTHAFEVWLRNRWREKDYMLEYFSRHTRFPAEDFWKNHLDMDTKSESSRGGPNGSRTIRTVARPAVQIETEVKSGNWNEFVKIFAPITSVMMALTVAYGASPEDLPIPGGKEFFEQHLKTLLGQGGGEVKGLPSPDQLERMIEGAAKMGAAQAAEGQKQIPEAQRLTQENLAKLVKETAISSGAVMPNGMRRASTALPPPPPNTNDANAHYRSRSEKTTEHRQYA